Within the Sulfitobacter sp. JL08 genome, the region CGGATTTGCCGCATTTGCGGCCTCGTACCGATCCAGAATGTGATCCAGAACACCGGTCCTGGTCCATTTGAAGTGAATAAAGCGAAGACCGAACTGTTTGCGGGCCTCGGCCACGCTGGCCCCGCAGAATACAAGCAGATAGATCGCAGCCGCCAGAGACGACCTGTCTGCGCCGGATTTGCAGTGCATCAGATAGGGTTTGGGTGTGTCGCGGAAAATCCGGATCAGCGACAAAATGCTTTCTCGGCTTGGCGCGCTGCGGGCGGTCATTTCATTGTCGATCAGGGTCAGGCCCAGATCGCGGCAGGCTTCGGCCTCGAACGCGTAATGCGGCGTATGCGATGCTCCGCGCAGATTGATGATGGTTTTAATTCCGCGCGCCGCATATTTCTCCAGCCGCCGCCGGTCCGGATGGTTGGCCCGAAATACGCCCGGCGCGACAGTGGCGAAATTCGACCAGAGCAGGCGCAGACTGGCGTGATCGTGAAGCTGGAAA harbors:
- a CDS encoding fused DSP-PTPase phosphatase/NAD kinase-like protein yields the protein MISRARAHLTKAKHQLRQSAMEDLTVPANRRRALLHFQLHDHASLRLLWSNFATVAPGVFRANHPDRRRLEKYAARGIKTIINLRGASHTPHYAFEAEACRDLGLTLIDNEMTARSAPSRESILSLIRIFRDTPKPYLMHCKSGADRSSLAAAIYLLVFCGASVAEARKQFGLRFIHFKWTRTGVLDHILDRYEAANAANPIPFEDWVETAYDPDEIQASFDRRRKAFPR